The DNA region CTGTCCTTCATTTGCCTCTTGATGTATTTCAATCTCCAATATATTTGCCCAGCATATTGAGCtaggggaagaaggagaaaagggagaacaTTCAGAGTGTTGTGTGGTGTTTGTCTTCCTGAGACAGTGatgcagccctgctgtcctggttgtggctgaacacctgcctgccatgGGAAGTGCGAATCCACTCCTTGGCAAAGGAGTGTAGGATTCCATTTACATCAtatggaatttctttttccagctcttgACATCAGTTCAGAATGCTGACATTATTGTAAGCATGTCTTTTAGAGCCCATTATTTTGATTATAAACCCCAGACACACTTCAGCAAGGAGAGCCATCCCATGATATGAATTCTGTGAtgtattccaaaatatttcctatgCAAATATTGCAAGGTAAAGTTTAAACTCTGAGCTGAGGGATCTTGTTAGTCTAAATGCCCCCGTGGTGGTGATACCTCTGCTCTGTCTTGCTCTATCTCAGAAGGAGAGGAACTGACAGGGGCATGTTCTTCATCCCAGAGGCCCTGAAGCACACCCAACAGAGACTCAGGACACCATCGGATTGTGCAGGAGGTCTGGTGTCTTTCCTCAATGTCTGAGCTAAACAGGTATTCTATCTCAGAATACCCTCAGCACCAGAAAATGGCCTCCAGGGCATACAGCAAGACCTCCCACCTGTAATCCTGTAATTGCTTGTGTGCACAACTTTTGCTTTGTGTGTTAAACTATACCTCAACCCACAGGTTCTCTCTTGCTCTTCTGATTCAGGGCTCAGTTGTCAGCTGGAGTTAAACCAGTACAAAGGTACTTCTGAGTTCTAGATTATtcaaaaataccattttcagAGTTGTGAAAATGTAAGACTATTCCTAAGTTTCAAAGCAACGATCTGATGGTCTTCTGAAGAACTCTGAGGTTCACCTTAAACAAAGCAGCAGATCATCATGGAAATTATCATGGAAATTCCTTGTTAAAAAACAATTATGGCTCCAGAAATTATGGGTCTGTAGCTTTTCCCAGCCAAAAGCAAAGAGTAATGATTTGCAGCTTTATGTaaagaacagcaaaatgaaGACTGTACCAAAGTGAGTTTATAAAAACCAGTAGGAACAATTTCTCACTGTTGAAATGTAGGTGTTAAAGAAGATACTTCTATGCTGGTTGCCAACAGTGGCAGAACAATCAATATCATGTCAGAGTAGACTAGCCTACATTTTAGGAATTGTCTATTTAATGTCTGCTGATTAAACATCATGATAAACAGTACATGTATAAAGTCTGAGGACACATAATGTAGATTCAAGCAAGTGTGGCTTCCTCTTTGTTATCTAGGGGTTGCAAACACAAGGATTTCTCTActgagagaagctgctgctttccagtggGGAACTAGTGCAGGTGGAGCAAAGTGGTGGAGGCAACCGCACTAATTTGGTGTCAGAACGTTGGGGTGATGCCTCCAGATCTGTCCTGCAATAAACACTGCAATAAGAAtcaaatttctttctgtgtttgggCAGAGAAGTGAGAGTCTGTACTGAAAAATGTCCTGTACTGCTGACATCCTTGATGACTGCACATGAAAAGAGAAGTAATAGAAGTAAATTGAAATGTTGTTAGAGAAGCCAGGAGATCAGTTAAAAACGCTAGTAGAGCACACTTAAGATTGGCAATTATGTTTACTTTCCAGatctctatttttgtttttcttctatccttctcttcttcattcATTTGCTCTCTTATGCCTTCTGTACTGGAATTTAGGTGTGATTTTCACCTACAGAAGTACGTGTTGGCAGAACAGGGAACTGGGGTGGGTGTGTGTGATGTAAAATCCTGAGGTGTGAGAAAGCACAGTGTACAATGTGTTACATGGCCATGCTCCAAATTAGTAAGTGtaccagccctggctgcaccGGGTCCGAAGCCTGTGGAGTCTCTGAGCCCAGCCTGTGTGTGTGGATTTGCACAGGAGGGTGTTGGAGGCAGCAGGGTGACCTCTTCTCCCAGTGCTGTGACActgaagtgcagcagcaggtgctgggccCAGGgtgcctcctgccctgcaggcagagccaggctcctGCACAGACCTGCCACCAGTGATCCCGCAGGGAAGGAAACACCTCTGGAGACACCATGGTAAGGGGGATGTGGGGACACACGGGGACCGGGAGGGCCATGGGCGAGGGAAGGCAGCGGGGTCTGCTCTTGTTATGAGGAGGTTTTCCATGGAACCCTGACCTCACACACCACTCACCATGTAAGAAGATGGGAAAGGAGTGCAGAAAATCTTCCTGAAGAAGTGAAAGTTGCTGTCCTTTTCCATGCATTACGACATTAAGTTTTCTTCAGAGTGTCCCTTATTAATGGAATAAGACAAATTAGATGTGGGGAGTCTTACCTGCTTGGTACTTTCTGTTGTGACCACGTTTTTCTCAACACCAGTCCATTTTCAtacaagataatttttttttttttagaaataaaccaaaaatagttatttacctttgtgtctgttttaaattaatttagccCCAATGGCTAGACTGTCCATAGCTATACAGGGTAGGCATGTGTGTTTCTGGAGTCCATGAATCCttttatatacatatgtgtttaagtaagtgaaaaaatgccctttttttaaaagcattggGGGCTTGTTATAAATTTGTAGAAATCTCTCAAAACCTCttagaatgtgaaaaaaatccatttcaccTTTTACGCCAGTATATCTCTAGCACTGAGTCTAATTTTGGTGCAAAGGAAGAACTGTGTTATGTTCTGCCAGCTCATCTCACAGGCAAAATACTTCCACAGGCTTGCCAGACCTAGGGAAGTGAGTGTGTTTGTGGAACAGCTGGAAGACTAAGGTCTGCCTTTTGCAGTAAATCCTGGAGCCAGGTATTAATTAAGAGTCAAATCGGTCCCAGGTTTAGTTTCACAAAGGATCTGGTCCTTTCTACTGTTTCTTTGTTAGACCTGTCCTGGTACATTCGTGGTGCGATGTGAAACATGAGTTTGGAATAGGCTCCAAATTAAAATATCACATAAAGATCAGTTTACTCTGACTGTGACACTGAAGAAGGCCCACTCTCTTCCCTACTAAAAGTCTGGCATCTATTTTAATGCTGTTTACTATGCAAAATCAGAAACCCCTTTTTCACTGTCTTCTCTTTTTGGCAGAATATTTCCAAATCACTGATAGGGTAGGAGAAGATGAAATGGCTCAAAAAGCAGGATGGAGATACGGTTTCAAACTAGTGCAGCTGAAAACTCAGTTTGAAAAGTCTTCAACTACAATCCTATATGAAGTTTTACAACATTAACTTCCTAAGGCAGCATTCACTTGTTCTatctgtgagagaaaaaaaaaaaaaaaaaaaaaccaaaaaaaaaaaatcaattcatcTACAGACCTGAAGAagagagcaaagcagctctTCAGGTTCAAAATGTTGCTTTAATTGTAATCGTAGGTTTGCTTCCAAAgatattctttttaaaagccagCTGGCCTCATTGCTGGGTTTGAAAAGACACGAAacccttatttttctttctgccagcCTCACAGATGCACACTGGgatttgaaagaaaaggcaggagCCTGCCCTGTGGAAAGCCAGCATTAACTGAATTCTCTAAGCCCAAATATGCCTTTGGTGTCTCCTGAGTCATCCTCTAGATTGTGACACACTGACTTATGAAACCCATTGTCACTCAAAAAACTCAGAGACTTTTGCACAACTCAGTTGAGGAAAACAGGGTTGTGCAAGTACACTTGAGATCACATGCATTTGCAGAGTGAGCAGCTTAGAAATTACTACTgaataaatactttatttcattaaatgaaagATTCAAATTGAGCTTCCATGTTCATTTGAACTTCTGGGGATGACTAGCTGGGGCAGTGACGATTTTTGAAATTCTAGTTGCTTctgaaaaaatgtcttcagtCATGTTTCTTTAACACAAATATGTGTccatttgtaaagaaaatactgCTCCAGAGATTTTGCTGGTCATACATAGTGACTGAAAATTTAGTTTTTGGGGAGGACACATTTCATTCTCAGgtcacagaattattttcttgggTAAGCAGTtatagaatttaattttttttaaaattacctggTTAAATCTGATAGTACCATTgattatttctaaatattacAAAACAAGAATGAGTGAGGACCATCCTCTGCCCTTAAAGTTAGGCCTGCTTCCTAGCTGAGCATCTCAATTCTCCATCCCTCTCCAAAGCCTGGCAGTGGTCAGTAAGCTGCTCTTGGAAACCATCCTTGATGTTGTTTTCTGCATGGTGCTCAAGCattgtctggaaaaaaatattaactggCCTAAGCCAAAACTGCCAGTTTTTTTGAATTGTCAATCAGCACAGGATATCACAGGCCAGTGTTCAGTACTATGTTCAGACCTGACTTTTTTTTACTCCCTAATATATACAAGGTCCTGGGGATCACAAAACCAGAGCTCAGGGAGCTTTAATTGCTCCAAAACAGAAACCAAATCTGAAAAATCCACATGCCTGAAACCACTCTCCTCtcaaaaaaatgccttttgctACACCTAGTGTTGAAATTGTTGGGACTAACCTGGAAGTATTTGCTTTATAATTCTGATTGTGAATTTAGGAAATCCAGCACCACAGGATTCTGGAGCAATTGACACCTGCCTGTTTTAGCCTGGTGTTACACAGTTTTCTCTTCCTGGCTGCCACAGGAACAGTGCTGCAAATCATGCATTTACTGGAAATCATGATACTGCAATGGCACTGCCTGACAAGCAATGGTGATATAAAATTAATGGCTGCTCAGGAGATGGAAGGAACATTTGTTTCCACCAAGAAAATCCGAAATAATTTCCTTAGGTGAAAGCAGCTCTTCCAAGTTTCCACCTAGCCTGCTATCAGAGGGTAGAAAGATCAAAAGACATCACTTGCCTTGGGTTACATAAGGGTGAAGGATGCCACACGCCTGTGTCATGTTCCAGCCAAGGTAAAAATAAACTCAGCTGGGAtgtgctcctcagcagagccaATCCAGGAAGAAAGGTGGAGTTTgtttaattgaaattaatttttcttgttttaatatACTTCTATAGTACAGAACACAGATACtaattttttaaagagcagTCCCAGTATCTAGCATGTGCAGTCTCATTGTGGTAATGGAAATGAACAGCTGACAGAGACAATTCATTGATTTTTTGGAAAAGCAATACACTGGGGAAATGTAACCACCAGGAACAAGGAGGGCTCGAGTACACTGTTTTTTCTGACCCTGCCTCTTCTGTCTCCCCCTCAGCGTGAGTGCATCTCTGTTCACGTTGGCCAGGCTGGAGTGCAGATAGGAAATGCGTGCTGGGAACTCTTCTGCCTGGAGCACGGCATCCAGCCTGATGGCACCTTCAAGGACCTGCCAGACAAACTCAGCTCTGATGACTCTTTCACCACATTTTTCAACGAAACAGCCACTGGGAAGCACGTGCCACGGGCTGTGATGGTGGACTTGGAACCAACTGTGGTAGGTCAGTATAGAAATGAACCTGCAAAATGGAGATGAGACTGCTGTCCCTCATATCACCACGGTGTGCCACCAGTCTTCactggcagagagcagccctTTGTACCTTGGGCTACCACTAGGCagcaggaaattaattttcttgtgaCACAGGATGCCAGATTCTGTCACAGGTGTTACAAATAAGAACAGGAAGTCCCCAGCAGTTTAAAAGCTGCTACATGTGGTGTGTACAGCTTCTCTTTGCATCAATATGTaacttttgggtttgtttatCATAAAATTTTTGCCattcaaattttgcttttcttcagtttggATTCAAAGTGGGAGCCTGACTGCTCCCTTCCAATAAGAGAAGAATGTCTGAAAATTGGCACACCTGAATTTCTTCACACTTTTTTTCTGGGGACTTGTGGATGCAGGCTGTACTTATCACCAACAAGCTCATGAGAAGATAAGTGGCTGGACTGAAGATGCACCATAAATCAATTAGATGCAACAATGAAAAACTGCTACAGAGACATTTCCCTTCTCCATCAGTATCATGAGCTCCTGTGACTGAGAGCATGCACTGATTCCAACAACAACCAGAGTTTGTTGGCACTGGAGCATATTCTtacaatttctctttcttcttcagatgaaGTACGGGCTGGCACCTTCCGGGAGCTTTtccacccagagcagctgatcACTGGAAAGGAGGATGCAGCCAATAACTATGCCCGTGGCCACTACACCATTGGCAAGGAAAGCATTGATATAGTGCTGGATCGTGTCCGTAAGCTGGTAAATCTCAGTGGTTTTGAAATAACAGTTTGGActctgcagaagaaagaaaggcagaacTAACAGCTTGCTAATTGCAAATTATACCAATAGTTCAGAAAAGAGATTGCAAGTCATACAGATGATATCTTGGATGTGGTACAGAAGAGAGAAGCCCAGTAGTTCACTTTCCAGCTGCATGCTTCCAGGCATTTTTGTACAGTGGTTCtgaatatgtaatttttaattactaGCACACATACTGATATTGAATATTCATTATTCACACCGGTATTATTCGCACCAATACTGATACTGAAGGGTGGATTATGCAGTTTGTACATTGCTGGTTTCAGCAGGAATAACAGAGAAGTGTGAAGTTCAGAGAGAGATGCAAGATAGATCCCTGTGTCATAGGTTGAGACAGTGGGGAAAGCAAAGGGTGGAATTATCACCAGccctttcccaggaaaacctGACATGAAATCTATGCTGCATACTGCCTATGACTGCTCACTCCTTCAGCTCAGGATAAGCTCACATAGCAAAGTCTATTCCACCTTTTTCAGCCGCTGCtgtttcactttttcttttgctttctagACTGATGCCTGTTCTGGGCTGCAAGGATTCCTGATCTTCCACAGCTTTGGTGGCGGCACCGGCTCAGGATTTACCTCCTTGCTGATGGAACGCCTCTCCGTGGATTATGGAAAGAAGTCCAAACTGGAATTTGCCATCTACCCAGCCCCTCAGGTGTCCACCGCCGTGGTGGAGCCCTACAACTCCATCCTGACCACGCACACCACGCTGGAGCACTCGGACTGCGCCTTCATGGTGGACAACGAGGCCATCTACGACATCTGCCGCCGCAACCTCGACATCGAGCGCCCCACCTACACCAACCTCAACAGACTGATCAGCCAGATCGTGTCCTCCATCACGGCCTCGCTGCGCTTCGACGGAGCCCTCAACGTCGACCTGACAGAATTCCAGACCAACCTGGTGCCCTACCCGCGCATCCACTTCCCGCTGGTGACCTACGCCCCCATCATCTCCTCCGACCGCGCGCACCACGAGCAGCTCTCGGTGGCCGAGATCACCAACGCCTGCTTCGAGCCCAACAACCAGATGGTGAAGTGTGACCCGCGGCACGGCAAGTACATGGCGTGCTGCGTGCTCTACCGCGGGGACGTGGTGCCCAAGGACGTCAACGTGGCCATCGCCGCCATCAAGACCAAGAGAACCATCCAGTTTGTCGACTGGTGCCCAACAGGCTTCAAGGTAAGGAGAGATGTTGGAGTTCTGGAAACAGAGGATTTTAGGCTTTCTAAAAGGTGctgaccctcaagcaagcaCTATGTTTGACTTGAGGCCACGGAACAGGCTTCTGaaattgagtgatagcactggggttgtgggt from Sylvia atricapilla isolate bSylAtr1 chromosome 5, bSylAtr1.pri, whole genome shotgun sequence includes:
- the TUBA8 gene encoding tubulin alpha-8 chain, whose translation is MVDLEPTVVDEVRAGTFRELFHPEQLITGKEDAANNYARGHYTIGKESIDIVLDRVRKLTDACSGLQGFLIFHSFGGGTGSGFTSLLMERLSVDYGKKSKLEFAIYPAPQVSTAVVEPYNSILTTHTTLEHSDCAFMVDNEAIYDICRRNLDIERPTYTNLNRLISQIVSSITASLRFDGALNVDLTEFQTNLVPYPRIHFPLVTYAPIISSDRAHHEQLSVAEITNACFEPNNQMVKCDPRHGKYMACCVLYRGDVVPKDVNVAIAAIKTKRTIQFVDWCPTGFKVGINYQPPTVVPGGDLAQVQRAVCMLSNTTAIAEAWARLDHKFDLMYAKRAFVHWYVGEGMEEGEFAEAREDLAALEKDYEEVGTDSFEEENDGEEF